The Agromyces hippuratus genome has a window encoding:
- a CDS encoding GNAT family N-acetyltransferase yields MPAVAVPTLRDGDVTLRPIRVRDAKPLERVLLANRGWLRQWEATYPGGGSVIDTRGSIRNLLAHARSGHALPFVIEVDGVLVGQLNVSSITYGSLSSATIGYWVAQEVAGRGITPTAVALATDYCFSVLRLHRMEICIRPENGPSLRVVEKLGFRYEGLRRRFIHINGVWSDHFAFALVAEEVPRGVLRRWRAGLVPEGLARVSDEDRAASAHPLQLPDR; encoded by the coding sequence ATGCCCGCAGTCGCCGTGCCCACCCTGCGAGACGGCGACGTCACGCTGCGACCCATCCGCGTCCGTGACGCGAAACCCCTCGAGCGCGTGCTGCTCGCCAACCGAGGGTGGCTCCGACAGTGGGAGGCGACGTATCCGGGCGGCGGCTCGGTGATCGACACCCGAGGCAGCATCCGCAACCTGCTGGCCCACGCGCGCAGCGGCCACGCGCTGCCGTTCGTCATCGAGGTCGACGGCGTGCTGGTCGGGCAGTTGAACGTCTCCTCGATCACGTACGGCTCGCTGTCGTCGGCGACGATCGGTTATTGGGTCGCCCAGGAGGTCGCCGGGCGCGGCATCACGCCGACGGCGGTGGCGCTCGCCACCGACTACTGCTTCAGCGTGCTGCGGCTGCATCGCATGGAGATCTGCATCCGGCCCGAGAACGGGCCGTCGCTCAGGGTGGTCGAGAAGCTCGGCTTCCGCTACGAGGGGCTCCGGCGGCGGTTCATCCACATCAACGGGGTCTGGAGCGACCACTTCGCGTTCGCGCTCGTGGCCGAGGAGGTGCCGCGCGGCGTGCTCCGGCGTTGGCGCGCGGGGCTCGTGCCCGAGGGGCTCGCGCGGGTGAGCGACGAGGATCGCGCGGCATCCGCGCACCCCTTGCAGCTGCCCGATCGGTGA